In Papaver somniferum cultivar HN1 chromosome 9, ASM357369v1, whole genome shotgun sequence, the genomic stretch CTCCCAAGATACTTCTCAAAGTGGTGATACTACCAGTGCTTCTCTTGGTGGTGGGTCTGATTCCACCACTCAGGTAAACTCAACCCGTTCACCCCCTTTAATTGATTCTAATTCAACTATACCTATAAATCATTTTCCTGTCAGTAATGTCAACTTGCTAGCTTGGAACATTAGAGGATTAGGTAAAAAAATAGCTAAACAAGGAACTTAGTTTGCTATGTAAAAATGTCAATCCTGATATCATTTTCTTATCTGAAAccaaaatgaacaaatatttgGTTGCTATGAAGCTAAAAAACATGGGTTTCCGCTGCACCTTTAATGTCTCTAGTGTTGGAAGAAGTGGTGGTCTAGTTCTGGATTGGAAAAAGGAAATTCAACTCAATATTATATCCTCTAGCTTGAGGGGCATCTATGTCACATCTACAAACATTATCCACTCTAAAACTTGTCACATTCATTTTATGTATGGTGAACTCAACAGTAGTTTGCAGCATGCTTTCTGCGAACAACAATGTCAATTGTCTAATGCTCCTTTAGATGAACCAGTTTTCTTTATAGGTGATTTTAATGCTCTCCTAGGAACTGAGGATAAGAATGGTGGCTTAgaggttgatgattctgatttttcAAATCTTAGAAACTTCTGTTCTGTTTTAACTTACATGATCCTGGTTTTTCTGGTCCTAGATTTACTTGGTCTTatatgcaacaaggtcctgatcttactcttgaaagattagatagatgtcTTATAAACCAGTCTGCTGAGGATTTATGTCGTAAACTCTGTGTAAACAATTTACCTAGAGACTCCTCTGATCACTGCCCAATGTATATACGTTTCAATTATGAGGATGTTTGCATGCCTAGACCTTTCCACTTTATGGCTATGTGGATTGAAGATCCTACTTGCAGAGATATTATTGCTAATTCTTGGTCTGTTAATGTTGTGGGCTCTCCTGCCTACAAACTAAAAGCCAAACTTTTAAGTACCAAGAGAggtcttagagcgtccacagtgggagagtaaacccaaatatttggtcttttgaacagacgtagtggaacgtactatcgatcaaattttgatcaacgactaaaacccagagtatatttggtctaggaccaagactaaacccagatatagtcgagcgttgatatacttcacgcctcaccaccaggcggacatatagtgcacgtcccacatcaggcattggtatagtctacgccccacaccaggcgttgttatagtttacgctccacatggggcgtacgtaaagtctacgccccattttttttttttaattattttgtatggggcgggcattatacccccgccccattctttgttttgaaaatcaatttagtggggcgggcattatacccccgccccattctttgttttgaaaatcaatttagtggggcgggctttatacctccgccccacttctttcattttttttttttagtgcacgtcccaatcaggcgttggtatagtctacgccccacaccaggcgaacgtataatgtacgtctgaccaaatttagtctttcaaccgtagcgtcacacaccatactaaacccaaaatttgatctttttttccctctttggtctttggttatactcgcaccactgcagttgctcttagggatTGGAATAAAtattcttttggtaatattcaaaacaTTATATCTACCATTAGGAAAGATTTGGCTGAGGTTCAGATCTCCAACCCTACTGACACTAGCACTACTTCTAGGCTCAAAGCTAGATTGGAGTATCTCTACACTCCTGAGGAACTTTATTGGAAGAATAAATATAGAGAGGTTTGGCTCATGAAAGGTGGCAGAAATTCACCCCATTTCCATAGAGTGACCCTCTTTAGGAGGAAAAGAAATGTCATCAGTTGGATAAAGGATTCCTCAtatactattctaactgatagagatagtattggatCTTCCTTTATAAATTATTTTAAAAACCTGTATTCCTCCCACCCTCATCAATTTCAGGTTGAAATTCTTCTTGATCTTCCTACTAAATTTACAGATGAGGACAATTCTCTTCTAAATTTGCCTCTCACCTCTGAGGAAATAAAGAATGTTGTTTTTCAAATGGGGGGGAAAAGGCTCCCGGTCCTGATGGTTTTACTGGTCTATTTTATCAGAAACACTGGGATATTGTAGGGGAGGCTGTCATTGACATGACCCAAACTTGCTTTAGAACAGGGCATATTGCTAAGGTTTTTAATCATACCAATATTGCTCTTATTCCCAAAGTTCCTCTTGCTGATTCTTTCAAAAACACTGGGATATTGTAGGGGAGGCTTTGTAATTTCATTTACAAGATTCTTTCAAAAACTCTTGCAAATTGACTTAAACCTTTCATGAATACTATTATTTCCAAAAACCAAAAAGACTTAAACTATTATTTCTCAATATAGAGTTTAATACtagtatttctgataatattctaCTAGCAAATGAGGCCATATTTGCAGTCAATCATAATGACAAAATTAAAGGTATTGCAGCAATTAAACTGGACATGTCTAAATCCTATGAAAAATTAGAATGGTCTTTTCTTGAAAGTGTCTTGACTATAATGGGTATTTCTAACCACTGGATTAAACTCATAAATCAGTGTTTTTCTACAGTTTCCTATTATGTCCTCCTTAATGGTAGCCCTACTGGGTTTTTTCAACCTAAAAGAGGCCCGAGACAGGGGGATCCTTTATCCTCCCTATCTCTATATCATCTGCTCTGAAGCTCTATCTTCTTATATTGATAGCCTTTCTAAGAAAGGTATTTTGGAAGGTATAAAAGTTTGTAAGGATGCTCCAGAAATGACACATCtgttgtttgctgatgattcccTTTTGTTTTCTAAAGCTATTGTTCAAAACTTTCAAATGATCAAAGACTACCTTCAAAAATATTGCTTGGCTTCAGGCCAAGAAATAGATTTTGACAAGTCTGGCATTCTTTTTAGCAGGAAAATTCCTGAACATAGGAAAGCTCAATTGGCTAATATTCTTGAGATAAAAAACAGGGATTTAGGAGAAAATATCTTGGCACTCCTACTGTGTTTCAAGCATCAAAAATTcaaacccatatgggtattctccaagttGTGGATGCCAGAATTTCTATCTGGCTACATAAGCTCTTGTCTCAAGTTGCTAGAACTACCTTGATTAAGCACATTGGTCAAGCCATCCCCCCTTTTCAAATGGTATCTTTCCTTATCCCTAAACACCTTTGCAAACAAATGGATTCTCATCTTTGCAAATTCTGGTGGGGAGAGACTTTGGATCCTAAAGATAGGAAACTGCATCTGCTCGGGTGGGGCATTCTGTGTGCCCCTAAGGCTGAAGGTGGTCTAGGTTTTAGAAAGGATGAATTAAATAACTTAGCTATGCTGGCTAGAAATGCTTGGAGAATTCTTGAAAATCCAAATTGTATGCTAGCCACTGTTCTTAAAGACAAATACTTTCCTAGAACTGATTTCTTGAATGTCAAGTGCACTGATAAATGCTCTTGGACTTTGAAGTGTTTGCATGTTATCAAAGAACTCATTAAACCTTCCATCTCCTGGATAGTTGGGGATGGTTAGTTCATTGACCCCTGGTGTGACAAATGGATCCCTAATTTGGGCTCTGCTAAACCAAACCCTTTGGTCCCACCAGACCCTAATATCAAAGTCTCTTATTTTATTGATCCTTCTACCAGAATTGGAATTTGTCTAGATTAAACACTCACTTTGATGATGCTTATGTTAAGAAGATTATCACCATTCCCTCAAGCCAGTTATACACTCCTGATAGGAGGACTTGAGATCTTTCAAAGAATGACaagttttcttcaaaatctgCCTACATGGGGCTAATAGGTCTTAGGCCATCCCCTTGTAAAAATCTTTGGATACGTATTTGAAAAATTAGGGTACTATACAGAATCCAAGGATTTACATGGAAAGCTGCTATAAATTTTTTCCCTGCTAGAACCATTCTGCATACCCGAATGCCTATGCATAGTGTTGATTGTGCTAGGTGTAATGATCCTCAAGAATCTAtaatgcatactttggttctcTGTCCCTTTGCTAGCCGAGTCTAGTTTCTCTCTGATATTTGCATCAACACTCATTTCTTTCATAATAAGTATTTCACTGATTGGTTATTGTTTTGTTAACTTACCCCTTGTTTAGACTCCCTGATGAGACTCGGTGTCTCTTTGTTACTATCTTGTGGTCTCTCAGGACTAGTAGGAATAACTTCATCTTCCAAAACCTGAAAGAAACTCATGTAGCAGTCATAGCTAGAGCTAGAGCCATGCTTCTAACTAGGAAACCCTGTTTTACTGTTTTTCCTACTACTCCTGTAAACCtttgtgataaatggatgccccCTCCTTTGGATGGATAAAGTGTAACACTGATGGTGCATATGATGACATTTCTGGAGCAAATGGTGCAGGATATGTGATGAGGTATTTCTCAAGCAAAGCCTCATTTTGTGCTTCCCTGGTTTTTGAAGTAAAGTCTGTTGAAGAAGCTGAAGCCAAAGCTATTTGGGAAGTCCTGAAGAAAGCCTTGGAGCAGCAGTTAACCCATATCATTGTCGAAAGTGATGCAAAGACTCTCGTTGATCAATTTTCAGCTGGCCAGTTTATTGGAGACTCGTGTAAGGATGCTATTTTCAAGGACATTCAGTTCTTTTCTTCTAAATTAGTGGCTTGTATTTTTAACTTTCAACCGCGTATTTGTAATTATGTTGCTCATGAGTTAGCTCAATGGGCAGAAACATACAATGCCTCTATGTACTGGTATGTGCCTCCTGTCTGGTTATTGCCAACAGTTGAGggggatcattagcctttttgaaaaactttatcttaaaaaaaACCCTATGAAGTTGGTTGTGCAGCAGTACCAAGATACCCAACAACAGGCTTTCAAGGTGGTGGGTCTAAAACATTGAAAGTTCTTAATTCACTTTTACAAAACTTCGTGATATCCAAGCTGCTAGTAGGATAATTCTCTAACCGCAGAAAGAGAAATCACATTGTTTCAAACCATATTTCAGTTGGTAAAGTTTGATTTAGATTTCCTACTTTTTCCGCTTCTCTGTTTTCCAAGGCGTCAGTCACCTGGTCACCTTCTCGAAATGTATGTGTAATGCGTACATGAGGAATTTGTTGTAGGAGTTTGTGGATGTCTTTCGATAGATGATACAGATTCCAAAGATAATTAGACTCACCCAAGGGTGTTGTAAGTCAATGAACTAAGGTTACAGAGTCCATTTAAATGAGTTGTGTGCATATTTACCACTTCCCTGAGCCCAAAAATCATGCTTTCgaagaacgcacaacctgtgatatttcaattatataaagaaaatataacgcggaaaagaaataacacaaataccagaaattttgttaacgaggaaaccgcaaatgcagaaaaccccggaacCCAGTCCAGATtaacaccaaaatgtattaagccgctacaggcactagcctcacagcaattcagttacagtcgcgttctttacgcctcttgaatgtattagcaccaattaacttcgggatggaatgtagttgagaccgaattaaaccctctcaacaattcagttacattcgcgttccttacgcctcttgaatcccagcaggactccgcgcaattgatttcgTTAGATGACGTTACACcatctaagagttgcttcaactcaattgaagactttaaaccaatcttcttcCACACATAAGCatatatatgtgatttcctttttgatcgaagatcaaggtgatggaaatcgataacaatagacaaagtctagctaacctcaaaatctgtACTCATGCAACCGGAAGtccagcctagattattattcacctcaaagtattaaacttgtggaatgaaaaagcgagggtctaacaaacacacccaatatttcgtttaggcaatttgtatgaactaactcacataaataattccaagagaatcaactagacagtcagactcaatcaaggaaaatatatccaagagttatatctatgtttctcaatgtaatcagcaaatctaacagatagaaatccgcgagcctgattattatgagaaacaacttgaacggtaccaaagaccaatgttcaagtgtcaatcaatttcaatcaacaagcaaaggttggatttaccaattgattgaactacgcacaacctgtgatatttcaattatatagaaaatataatgcggaaaagaaataacacaggtaccagaagttttgttaacgcgGAAACCGAAATGCAGAAaacccggggcctagtccagatttaaacaccacactgtattaagacgctacagactctagcctactacaagttaacttcagactggaatgcatttgagccctaaccaatctcatacagtcgtgttccttacgcctctgaatcccagcagaactctacacacttgattcccttagctgatcttacccacaactaagagtttctacgacacaaagtcgaagacttgataaacaaatttgtctcccacagaaaagtctattctgataaatctaggtgaacatgaaccaattgataatccggtcttatattcccaaagaacaacctagaaatatcaattactTCACAATaatttaactatatggtagtagaacaagttattgtggaatcacaaagaatgagacgaagagctttgtgattactttttatatcttacctatcggagataaatctccaacaaatcttagagaagataatactcaatacgatagaacaagtaagatcacaacacgcaactacagagaaaatagttgggtctcgcttcagaatcctaatgaagtatttaagtcgttaacctataatggttttaggaaaaacctaggttaaaggagaatagactctagtcacaactagtatcaaacatgaggtgtggggattaggtttcccaattgctagagttctcccttatattatCTTCAAATCGGGGTTCGATaattttggaacaaagcaatcaatattcaccgttagatgaaacctgattcaaagattcaagctaatatctttccagcgttagatggttttagcttgttacacacaaatgaaatataccttcatttagatatgggtaaccatacctaaacgtgtatattgagttggctcaataacagttaaccgaagttagccatatgaatacttttgtattaaccatgttcatcttaacacttctagatcaattgataataaaatgaatctgattgtgttactcatagagttgttcaattgtttatattctcatagaagtatataagacacaattgaagcaaaatcggattggttCATCAAcaatttagccacggtttgcaaagattacattccttaatatataaatgtatttgtttatgagtatgaaatcatatttagccgattttagaacttgaaccacttaagtttaccAATAGGTACGCAAACTAAAGTTCCGGATATTGGTCACAAGACGACaatttgcaaacgagtacgcaaactttagctccggactgaactcagttgaaaccgtttgcgaacgggtacgcaaatttggttcccgaacttcaacagttaaatcagtttgcgaatgggcatgcaaacttaagtaccctgacttaaacagttgaataagtttgcgaacgggtgtGCAAACTTATTTTCCGGTCCTAAATTCCATCAAAACAGTTCGCACACTTAATACACAAACCATAGTGTATCCATACatggttttagctcttaacttccatttcaatcattgaaacattcttagaagacgacaatagctgtctcacacaaactattagcttataagcaattttcaagtgatcgaatgatcaacacgaaacattccgagcctacatcaaatgactgtctcacaaaaatcatgtaagatgttaccaggtgattttcacatgatcatcttttgactttcgtcaagaataatgatgaacgtagttaaagcaaaaagctttgcaacacatatttcgagaaagatataagcgagttaaactcagctcgaaatatcaaatgtgtataatgtaaagtctatatagctgtacgactttgtctcaataggggatagaatagaatagacttctgagtgatagatgagttcaagtctccacatacattttgttaatgaagttccataagctccccttagtagttcttcgtcttcaatcgatgaacgtcgtgaagtctaaaactcaactacacattctatcctaatatccgagacatagctataagtagactagaaatcaagatttatagttttgacaactaaacttgacaaacaagcttgagacagcaacgcttgcgagttcgaccgagcagtgctctaaaaatctcctcctttgtcaattttagtgacaaaactatcaatacatatggattacaaaataaataaactttgtagcttctcatccaaattattaatttccttggttcttcaacattccttgaattcttcgttactccaagtactctagtgattccgaacgtgttcaactcaacatcatagttgttgaagatccgtagccataacaataattaCACAagattattttcttattgttatacagtgtcatagtattattgctcaacatcaaagtccaattgtatcacaattttgacaataatactacggtgatatgtatcactccacctttgtcaatacttcatctcacaatgaaaaccactcccccttacataatgatccgtaaaccatatgtatatgtagtatgaactacaaaataattctcaccctttttgtcaatatcaattggaaaaggtacaaaaactagcaggatcataatgaaattctcaaagagatacttcatgactaaaagataacatatcaactttcttttgatgatttcacatagtcaaaacttagtgtattcatcaagcagtttataaagatacaagataactgttACAATATTCCATaggcgcactccccacaaagatttggaaattaagcacaagttcaattaagaaatctcccccattaaatgtcattcccgaaagaacaaaaaagcggccttacttttgcaagaaaagaaggatttctttggacattaacaaatcacatgagacatgaatttgtatccagtaaactctaaaaaagcgggggtctaacaacaccacccaatattttgcttagcaatctgtatggactagctccgaaatactttctagagaatcaactagacagtcagactcaatctaggtaaaagtatctcaaggagttaatatctctctcttgttttgatttactcaagataatagaaatcaacgagtcctaatcaaatacaaggaataactcgggtggtaccaaacaccaatatccgaggttcaatcaatgataatcaacaaccaaaggttggattactctaattgatgatctaacgcacaacctgtattatttcagtaataaagataaaacaatataatacggaaattgaaataacacatacaccagaaattttgttaacgaggaaacctcaaatgcagaaaaaccccgggacctagtccagattgaacacacactgtattaagccgctacagacactagcgtactccaagctaacttcggactggactgtagttgaaccccaatcagtctcccactgatccaaggtacagttatactccctacgcctctgatcccagcaggatactacgcacttgattccgttagctgatctcacccacaactaagagtttctacgacccaaagtcgaagactcgatgacaaacaaatatgtctcacacagacaagtctatcgaaggattaatctgtctcccacaaataaaccctaaaaggttttgttctgtcttttgatagtaataaaggtgaacatgaaccaattgataatccggtcttatattcccgaagaacagcctagagttatcaatcaccttacaacaatcttaattgtatggtagcgaaacaagatgttgcggaatcacaaacgataagacgaagatgtttgtgattactttttatatcttgcctatcggagatatcaatctcaatccaatcaatatgatggtactcgtacgatagaagatgcaagatcagatcacacaactacgataaagtagtatcggtctggcttcacaatcccaatgaagtctttaagtcattaacctggttttagaagaagaaaaccaaaggttaaaggataaccaactctagcacgcaaactagtatcgcacgtaaggtgtggggattagttttgcattgatgctagatgtccccttatatagtctttcaaatcagggttttccattaagttaccttggtaacaaagcaatcaatatccaccgttagatgaaaacctgatttagattcaagctaatatttctcaaccgttagatcgaaaacttagcttgttacacacaattgaaatgcacgcttctaggtttgttaaccgtacccaaacatatgcacttgttggttcaataatagttgaccaaaaggttagccatatgagcatttcatatcaaccatgttcttcttcaccataactagttcacatgacacaaatgaactagttagagagttgtccaattgcaaagaattcttatgtaactacacaagacacaattgaagcaaagatgatttgattcactcgaatcggttcatgaacttttatagccacagtttacaaactgcattccttagtctttttaagtttaagttcagaaatcatctcagatatataaccttcttaagttcgcagacttggttcgcggacttaagttaccgggcagagtttacaaactccagcagaaattctcgggatgagaacttcgtcggtccgcggactgggttcgcagacttagcttcacacactagtttttcaactccagcagaaattctcgggtttgagaacttcgacagttcacggacttggctcacgtcattcttccggttctcttgatcaacaaagttcgcaaactttggttcaaggaatatgatttatacataaatgtgtttccacaacaatgcttatgtccatattgcttatgtaatctaactctcattccaatcattgaaatatttttcgtcaaagcaattttcaaagtgattgaaacatatcatgactttcgtcactaggtaaagataaacttggtcgaagcgaaaatcttaccaacacatatttcgagatatagataggcgaggtatactcggctcgaaataccaactgtgtataatcaaagtatatagcatgcgaatttttgtctcaagaagtaggagatagaatagatagacttttgagtgatagataagttcaagtcttcacatacctttttgtcgagaaattccaccggttccttgagtagttcttcttcttgtatgatgaatctccatgaagtccttgagcccaactacactttctatcctagtctgagacttagctatagtagactagaaatcaagacttatagttttgatcactaatattgacaaacatgcttgagcaacgcatgcgagttcgaccgagcaatgctctaacaaactcaattaaattaaccccaaaggaaccttaatgattaatttaatcggaaatgctcaacataagaaaacttacggagccacacagtactttcacatagaagtggataagggaaagatcaatattgcagcATATCcagaagttcattctatcttttatcaatttgcataatgacataatagacttaatgtttgacatatatgggacaatcatagttcacggacgtaaacacacatatccca encodes the following:
- the LOC113312355 gene encoding uncharacterized protein LOC113312355 — encoded protein: MDSHLCKFWWGETLDPKDRKLHLLGWGILCAPKAEGGLGFRKDELNNLAMLARNAWRILENPNCMLATVLKDKYFPRTDFLNVKCTDKCSWTLKCLHVIKELIKPSISWIVGDG
- the LOC113312356 gene encoding uncharacterized protein LOC113312356, with product MDAPSFGWIKCNTDGAYDDISGANGAGYVMRYFSSKASFCASLVFEVKSVEEAEAKAIWEVLKKALEQQLTHIIVESDAKTLVDQFSAGQFIGDSCKDAIFKDIQFFSSKLVACIFNFQPRICNYVAHELAQWAETYNASMYWYVPPVWLLPTVEGDH